From Achromobacter spanius, a single genomic window includes:
- the nuoK gene encoding NADH-quinone oxidoreductase subunit NuoK — protein MTLTLAHYLILGAILFAIGIFGIFLNRRNLIILLMSIELVLLAVNMNFVAFSSWFGDTAGQVFVFFILTVAAAEAAIGLAILVLLFRNLNTINVDELDRLKG, from the coding sequence ATGACGCTGACGCTGGCCCACTATCTGATCCTTGGCGCGATCCTGTTCGCGATCGGGATCTTCGGCATCTTCCTGAACCGCCGCAACCTGATCATTCTCCTGATGTCCATCGAGCTCGTGCTCCTGGCCGTCAACATGAACTTCGTGGCGTTCTCCAGCTGGTTCGGCGACACCGCCGGCCAGGTGTTCGTGTTCTTCATCCTGACCGTGGCCGCCGCTGAAGCGGCGATCGGCCTGGCCATCTTGGTGCTGCTGTTCCGCAACCTGAACACGATCAACGTTGACGAACTCGATCGCCTGAAGGGCTGA
- the nuoH gene encoding NADH-quinone oxidoreductase subunit NuoH, with the protein MEWLNVLESHGQALLGPTVWMVLWTLVKIVIIAVPIILCVAYLTYWERKMIGAMHVRMGPNRVGFKGLLQPFADVFKLLTKEVVVPSQANKVLFIVAPVVTLMPALAAWAVVPFGPDVVLANVNAGLLYIMAITSIGVYGVIVAGWASNSKYAFLGALRASAQMLSYELAIGFVLVTVLLVSGSLNMSEIVNVQNRGWFAEKGLTFMSWNWLPLLPLFVIYVISAVAETNRHPFDVVEGESEIVAGHMVEYSGMAFALFFLGEYANMILLSCMASIMFLGGWASPIDIVPLTWIPGWIWLGLKTFFVVSLFVWFRASFPRYRYDQIMRLGWKIFIPLTGVWLVVVAIWMQTPWNIWR; encoded by the coding sequence ATGGAATGGCTCAATGTTCTTGAAAGCCACGGTCAGGCATTGCTGGGTCCGACGGTCTGGATGGTCCTCTGGACCCTCGTCAAGATCGTCATCATTGCGGTGCCCATCATCCTGTGCGTGGCCTACCTGACGTACTGGGAACGCAAGATGATCGGCGCCATGCACGTGCGCATGGGTCCGAACCGCGTCGGTTTCAAGGGGCTGCTGCAGCCGTTTGCCGACGTCTTCAAGCTGCTGACCAAGGAAGTCGTGGTCCCCAGCCAGGCCAACAAGGTGCTGTTCATCGTGGCCCCCGTGGTCACGCTGATGCCCGCGCTGGCGGCCTGGGCTGTCGTGCCCTTCGGTCCCGACGTCGTGCTGGCCAACGTCAACGCCGGCCTGCTGTACATCATGGCCATCACGTCCATCGGCGTGTACGGCGTGATCGTCGCCGGCTGGGCGTCCAACTCCAAGTACGCGTTCCTGGGCGCGCTGCGCGCCTCGGCCCAGATGCTGTCGTATGAACTGGCCATCGGCTTCGTGCTGGTGACGGTGCTGCTGGTGTCGGGCAGCCTGAACATGTCCGAGATCGTCAACGTGCAGAACCGCGGCTGGTTTGCCGAAAAGGGCCTGACGTTCATGTCCTGGAACTGGCTGCCGCTGTTGCCGCTGTTCGTGATCTACGTGATCTCGGCCGTCGCCGAAACCAACCGTCACCCGTTTGACGTCGTGGAAGGCGAATCCGAAATCGTGGCCGGCCACATGGTCGAGTACTCGGGCATGGCCTTCGCGCTGTTCTTCCTGGGCGAATACGCCAACATGATCCTGCTGTCGTGCATGGCATCGATCATGTTCCTGGGCGGCTGGGCTTCCCCGATCGATATCGTGCCGCTGACCTGGATTCCGGGTTGGATCTGGCTGGGTCTCAAGACGTTCTTCGTGGTCTCGTTGTTTGTGTGGTTCCGGGCTTCGTTCCCGCGCTACCGCTATGACCAGATCATGCGTTTGGGTTGGAAAATCTTCATCCCGCTGACCGGCGTCTGGCTGGTCGTGGTGGCGATCTGGATGCAGACGCCCTGGAACATTTGGCGCTAA
- the nuoL gene encoding NADH-quinone oxidoreductase subunit L → MSSSPNLYLLIALAPLAGAILAGLFGTGFLGRPIGRRASHVITILGVLISAIGSVVVLGDVLNGLRFDGAVYTWSLIGQTKLEIGFLIDPLSAMMMVVVTSVSLMVHIYTIGYMADDPGYQRFFSYISLFTFSMLMLVMSNNMVQLFFGWEAVGLVSYLLIGFWYTRPTAIFANMKAFLINRVGDFGFVLGIGLLFAYAGTMHYGEVFAQADKLAAMKLPGSDWMLLTVACICLFIGAMGKSAQVPLHAWLPDSMEGPTPISALIHAATMVTAGIFMVARFSPLFELSDTALSFIIVIGAIGALFLGILGIIQNDIKRVVAYSTLSQLGYMTVALGASAYSVAIFHLMTHAFFKALLFLGAGSVIIGMHHDQDIRNMGGLRKYMPITWITFLLGTLALVGTPFFSGFYSKENIIEAAGQANVWGASFAYYAVLIGVFVTSLYSFRVYFLVFHGKERFDTSDHGHGHGHDAHGHDDHGHDDHGHGHHGGKPHESPWVVTLPLILLAIPSVFVGAWAVDPMLFGKFFDGVIKVLPQQHPAMHVLSEEWHGWVAYGLHAFQTLPFWLVVAGFVISWYCYLINPKVPAAIKANLSGVNKILENKYYVDWVNEQIIARGLRCLGRGLWQTGDRGIIDGILINGSARVVGWVAAISRHLQSGFIYHYAFAMIIGVMALVTFFVLIPQ, encoded by the coding sequence ATGTCTAGCTCACCCAATCTCTACCTGCTCATCGCGCTGGCGCCGCTGGCCGGAGCAATTCTCGCGGGCCTCTTCGGCACCGGGTTCCTCGGCCGGCCCATCGGCCGCCGCGCCTCGCACGTCATCACCATCCTGGGCGTGCTCATCTCCGCCATCGGTTCGGTGGTGGTGCTGGGCGACGTGCTGAATGGCCTGCGTTTCGACGGCGCCGTCTACACCTGGAGCCTCATCGGCCAGACCAAGCTGGAAATCGGCTTCCTGATCGATCCGCTGTCGGCCATGATGATGGTCGTCGTGACTTCCGTGTCGCTGATGGTGCACATCTACACCATCGGCTACATGGCTGACGATCCCGGCTATCAGCGCTTCTTCTCGTACATCTCGCTGTTCACGTTCTCCATGCTGATGCTGGTGATGTCGAACAACATGGTGCAGCTGTTCTTCGGCTGGGAAGCGGTGGGTCTGGTGTCGTACCTGCTGATCGGTTTCTGGTACACCCGTCCGACGGCGATCTTCGCCAACATGAAGGCGTTCCTGATCAACCGCGTCGGCGACTTCGGTTTCGTGCTCGGCATCGGCCTGCTGTTCGCCTACGCCGGCACCATGCACTACGGTGAAGTCTTCGCGCAGGCCGACAAGCTGGCCGCCATGAAGCTGCCCGGTTCCGACTGGATGCTGCTGACCGTCGCGTGTATCTGCCTGTTCATCGGCGCCATGGGTAAATCGGCCCAGGTTCCGCTGCACGCCTGGCTGCCCGACTCGATGGAAGGCCCGACCCCGATCTCCGCGCTGATCCACGCCGCCACCATGGTGACGGCCGGCATCTTCATGGTCGCGCGTTTCTCGCCGCTGTTCGAACTGTCGGACACCGCGCTGTCGTTCATCATCGTGATCGGCGCCATCGGCGCGCTGTTCCTGGGCATCCTGGGCATAATCCAGAACGACATCAAGCGCGTCGTCGCGTACTCCACGCTGTCGCAGCTGGGTTACATGACCGTGGCGCTGGGTGCGTCGGCCTACTCGGTCGCGATCTTCCACCTGATGACCCACGCATTCTTCAAGGCGCTGCTGTTCCTGGGCGCGGGTTCGGTCATCATCGGCATGCACCACGACCAGGACATCCGCAACATGGGCGGCCTGCGCAAGTACATGCCCATTACCTGGATCACCTTCCTGCTGGGCACGCTGGCCCTCGTCGGCACGCCGTTCTTCTCGGGTTTCTACTCGAAGGAAAACATCATCGAAGCCGCCGGCCAGGCCAACGTCTGGGGCGCGAGCTTTGCCTACTATGCCGTCCTGATCGGCGTGTTCGTCACCTCGCTGTACTCGTTCCGCGTGTACTTCCTGGTCTTCCACGGCAAGGAACGCTTCGACACCAGCGATCACGGCCACGGTCACGGCCACGACGCGCATGGTCATGACGACCATGGCCACGACGACCATGGCCACGGCCATCACGGCGGCAAGCCGCACGAGTCGCCCTGGGTGGTCACGCTGCCGCTGATCCTGCTGGCGATTCCGTCGGTGTTCGTCGGCGCGTGGGCGGTCGATCCCATGCTGTTCGGCAAGTTCTTCGACGGCGTCATCAAGGTCCTGCCGCAGCAGCATCCCGCGATGCACGTGCTGAGCGAGGAATGGCACGGCTGGGTCGCCTATGGCCTGCATGCCTTCCAGACGCTGCCGTTCTGGCTGGTCGTGGCTGGTTTCGTGATCTCCTGGTACTGCTACCTGATCAACCCGAAGGTGCCGGCCGCCATCAAGGCCAACCTGTCGGGCGTGAACAAGATCCTCGAGAACAAGTACTACGTCGACTGGGTCAACGAGCAGATCATCGCGCGCGGTTTGCGCTGCCTGGGCCGCGGCCTGTGGCAGACCGGTGATCGAGGCATTATCGACGGCATCCTGATCAACGGCAGCGCCCGTGTCGTGGGCTGGGTGGCAGCCATCAGCCGCCACCTGCAGTCCGGCTTCATCTATCACTACGCGTTCGCAATGATCATCGGCGTCATGGCGCTGGTGACTTTCTTTGTGCTGATTCCCCAATGA
- a CDS encoding DUF2818 family protein: protein MNQTLAVWLLIALALVSANLPFLTERVFAVLPWKQGGAAAVKPFWMRLIEVLVFYAIVGALGFAFESTLGNRFAQTWEFYAITLSLFLVLAYPGFVYRYLFKRHPRLRT, encoded by the coding sequence ATGAACCAGACACTGGCGGTATGGCTGTTGATCGCGCTGGCGCTTGTCAGCGCGAATCTTCCCTTCCTGACCGAGCGCGTTTTTGCCGTGCTGCCCTGGAAGCAGGGCGGGGCGGCGGCGGTCAAGCCGTTCTGGATGCGCCTGATCGAAGTGCTGGTGTTCTATGCCATCGTCGGCGCGCTGGGTTTTGCGTTCGAGTCCACGCTGGGCAACCGCTTTGCCCAGACCTGGGAGTTCTACGCGATCACGCTCAGCCTGTTTCTGGTGCTGGCCTATCCCGGGTTTGTGTACCGGTATCTGTTCAAGCGGCATCCGCGTCTGCGGACCTGA
- the nuoN gene encoding NADH-quinone oxidoreductase subunit NuoN: protein MMQSQIDFALATPEILLLIFGLAILLVDAVSNHPERKPTFLLTMLALGVLTVVSAVQWKNGVAGSTFNGLYVTDELSHLLKIASYLAVGVTLIYGRVYAQVRDMMRGGELYVLTLFALLGQMVMISSGNLISIYLGLELMSLALYALIALRRDNVVATEAAMKYFVLGALASGFLLYGMSMIYGATGHLDLTEVSNVIAAGKAEKMALVFGIVFLVSGLAFKLGAVPFHMWVPDVYQGSPTAVTLILGGAPKLAAFAITLRLLVDGLHGLATDWQPMLMILAVLSLAIGNLTAIAQTNFKRMLAYSTISHMGFVLLGLMSGSVAGKPELSSAAYGASLFYMLTYVLTTLASFGIVLLLSRQGFECEHIDDLKGLNRRSPWHAAIVLLLMFSLAGIPPLVGFYAKLAVLQALISAGHVTLAVVAVLFSLIGAFYYLRVVKVVYFDEPAADAAPMVATAGQRGVLSINGALILVLGLLPGGLMALCVQAIRSSLTL, encoded by the coding sequence ATGATGCAATCCCAAATCGATTTCGCCTTGGCGACACCGGAAATCCTTCTGCTGATTTTCGGCCTGGCTATCCTGCTCGTCGACGCGGTCAGCAATCACCCCGAGCGTAAGCCGACGTTCCTGCTGACCATGCTTGCCCTGGGCGTGCTGACCGTCGTGTCGGCCGTGCAGTGGAAGAACGGCGTGGCTGGCTCGACGTTCAACGGTCTGTATGTCACGGACGAGCTGTCGCACCTGCTGAAGATCGCCTCGTATCTTGCCGTCGGCGTAACGCTGATCTATGGCCGCGTGTATGCGCAGGTCCGCGACATGATGCGTGGCGGCGAGCTCTACGTGCTGACGCTGTTTGCGCTGTTGGGCCAGATGGTCATGATCTCCTCCGGGAACCTGATCTCGATCTACCTGGGCCTGGAGCTGATGTCGCTGGCGCTGTACGCGCTGATCGCCCTGCGCCGTGACAACGTCGTGGCCACCGAAGCCGCCATGAAGTACTTCGTGCTGGGCGCGCTGGCCTCGGGCTTCCTGCTGTATGGCATGTCCATGATCTACGGCGCAACGGGCCACCTGGACCTGACCGAAGTGTCCAACGTCATCGCCGCCGGCAAGGCCGAGAAGATGGCGCTGGTGTTCGGCATCGTGTTCCTGGTGTCGGGTCTGGCGTTCAAGCTGGGCGCCGTGCCGTTCCACATGTGGGTGCCGGACGTCTACCAAGGCTCGCCGACCGCCGTCACGCTGATCCTGGGCGGCGCGCCCAAGCTGGCCGCCTTTGCGATCACGCTGCGTCTGCTGGTGGATGGCCTGCACGGTCTGGCCACCGACTGGCAGCCGATGCTGATGATTCTGGCCGTGCTGTCGCTGGCCATCGGCAACCTGACCGCCATTGCGCAGACCAACTTCAAGCGCATGCTGGCGTACTCGACCATCTCGCACATGGGCTTTGTCCTGCTGGGCCTGATGTCGGGTTCGGTGGCCGGCAAGCCGGAACTGTCGTCGGCCGCCTATGGCGCCTCGCTGTTCTACATGCTGACCTACGTGCTGACCACGCTTGCCAGCTTCGGCATCGTGCTGCTGCTGTCGCGCCAGGGCTTCGAGTGCGAGCACATCGACGACCTGAAGGGCCTGAACCGCCGCAGCCCGTGGCATGCCGCCATCGTGCTGCTGCTGATGTTCTCGCTGGCCGGCATTCCGCCGCTGGTGGGCTTCTATGCCAAGCTGGCCGTGCTGCAGGCGCTGATCTCCGCGGGTCATGTCACGCTGGCCGTGGTGGCGGTGCTGTTCTCGCTGATCGGCGCCTTCTACTACCTGCGTGTGGTCAAGGTCGTCTACTTCGACGAGCCGGCGGCCGACGCTGCCCCGATGGTGGCCACGGCCGGCCAACGCGGCGTGCTGTCGATCAACGGCGCCCTGATCCTGGTGCTGGGTCTGTTGCCCGGTGGCTTGATGGCGCTGTGCGTGCAGGCCATCCGCTCGTCGCTGACCCTTTAA
- a CDS encoding TonB-dependent receptor: MKPQDSYSLNTLATSLAAAIAAPALFVSPYAAAQSADAGVTQLSPVRIEGESSSYQTSTAQSPKMTAPLLDTPRTVQVVPQQVIQDQAASTLQDVLRNSPGITFGAGEGGRPGGDLPIIRGQNSAGSIFLDGIRDSSTQVRDTFNLEQVEIIKGPDSVYSGRGGAGGSINMVSKAPKATDFTEATAQIGTDNNYRATIDSNWRLGEKAAFRLNVMGNKGDTPGRDDAVDFERWGVAPSLMLGVGTPTRITLSYYHYQDDSMPDYSIPYDPKSGQPVTETMGVSRKSFYGLTGRDFMKTRDDVATVDFQHDFSDKLQLRNVTRYGRGTTDFAATNPDDSKGNIPNGLVYRALKSGYYVTKTFANQTDLTGEFETGSLKHSFDLGFEYSNIKQDKDGYTQSIARGPMNCKVSGTDLSNPALCTSLWDPNPHDDYTGRLTRNGNPAVYNTDTLALYGFDTIKFNEQWQASLGARWDNYRTSGSNIARGRSDPASTPAFYSTSREDNLFNYQVGLAYKPVPNGTIYATYGTSSTPSAIAGGAISDATSLSTSSLEPEKSRTVELGTKWQVFDDKLTLSAAAFQDIRKNTSVAVSATEVAQVGEAKVRGIELGFSGAITPKWNVFGGYTFMDSEMTKGAYNSGAVGQDLPNTPRNAFSLWTTYKVLPKLTVGGGAYYVDKVYGNSDATKNADGSPKARWVPSYWRFDAMAGYEFNEHFSAQLNVLNIFDETYYTKAYAAHYAALGTGRAALLSLRVRY; the protein is encoded by the coding sequence TTGAAGCCTCAAGATTCGTATTCGCTGAATACGCTCGCCACCTCGCTGGCCGCCGCCATTGCCGCGCCCGCGTTGTTCGTCAGCCCCTATGCAGCAGCCCAGTCCGCCGACGCCGGCGTGACGCAGCTGTCACCCGTCCGCATCGAGGGCGAAAGCTCGTCGTACCAGACCTCGACCGCGCAGTCGCCCAAGATGACGGCGCCTTTGCTGGACACCCCGCGCACGGTGCAGGTCGTGCCGCAGCAGGTGATCCAGGACCAGGCTGCGTCCACGCTGCAGGACGTGTTGCGCAATTCGCCGGGCATCACGTTCGGCGCCGGTGAAGGCGGCCGTCCGGGCGGCGACCTGCCGATCATCCGCGGCCAGAATTCCGCCGGCAGCATTTTCCTGGACGGCATCCGAGACAGCAGCACCCAGGTGCGCGATACGTTCAACCTGGAGCAGGTCGAGATCATCAAGGGCCCGGATTCGGTGTATTCCGGCCGGGGCGGCGCGGGCGGCAGCATCAACATGGTGAGCAAGGCGCCCAAGGCCACGGACTTCACCGAAGCCACCGCGCAGATCGGCACGGACAACAACTACCGCGCCACCATCGACAGCAACTGGCGCCTGGGCGAGAAGGCGGCGTTCCGTCTGAACGTGATGGGCAACAAGGGCGACACGCCGGGCCGCGACGACGCCGTGGACTTCGAGCGCTGGGGCGTTGCACCGTCGCTGATGCTGGGCGTGGGCACGCCGACGCGCATCACGCTGAGCTACTACCACTACCAGGACGACAGCATGCCCGACTACTCCATTCCGTATGACCCGAAGTCGGGCCAGCCGGTGACGGAGACGATGGGCGTGAGCCGCAAGTCGTTCTATGGCCTGACCGGCCGCGACTTCATGAAGACGCGCGATGACGTCGCCACGGTGGACTTCCAGCACGACTTCTCCGACAAGCTGCAGCTGCGCAACGTGACGCGCTATGGCCGCGGCACGACCGACTTTGCGGCGACCAATCCCGACGACAGCAAGGGCAACATCCCGAACGGGCTGGTGTACCGCGCGCTCAAGTCCGGCTACTACGTCACCAAGACGTTCGCCAACCAGACGGACCTGACCGGCGAATTCGAGACCGGCAGCCTGAAGCATTCGTTCGACCTGGGCTTCGAGTACAGCAACATCAAGCAGGACAAGGACGGCTACACGCAGTCGATCGCCCGCGGTCCGATGAACTGCAAGGTGAGCGGCACCGACCTGTCGAACCCGGCGCTGTGCACGTCGTTGTGGGATCCGAATCCCCACGACGACTACACCGGCAGGCTGACCCGCAACGGCAATCCAGCCGTCTACAACACGGACACGCTGGCGCTCTACGGCTTTGACACCATCAAGTTCAACGAGCAGTGGCAGGCCAGCCTGGGCGCGCGCTGGGACAACTACCGCACCAGCGGCAGCAACATCGCGCGCGGCCGTAGCGATCCGGCCAGCACCCCCGCGTTCTACAGCACGAGCCGCGAGGACAATCTCTTCAACTACCAGGTTGGCCTGGCGTACAAGCCGGTGCCCAACGGCACCATCTACGCCACGTACGGCACCTCGTCCACGCCGTCCGCTATTGCCGGCGGCGCGATCAGCGATGCGACGTCGTTGTCGACGTCCTCGCTGGAGCCGGAAAAGAGCCGCACGGTGGAACTGGGCACGAAGTGGCAGGTGTTCGACGACAAGCTGACGCTGTCGGCCGCGGCTTTCCAGGACATTCGCAAGAACACCAGCGTGGCCGTGTCGGCGACCGAGGTGGCGCAGGTGGGCGAAGCCAAGGTGCGCGGCATCGAACTCGGCTTCTCGGGCGCCATCACGCCGAAGTGGAACGTGTTCGGCGGCTACACCTTCATGGACAGCGAAATGACCAAGGGCGCTTACAACAGCGGCGCCGTCGGCCAGGACCTGCCCAACACGCCGCGTAACGCCTTCAGCCTGTGGACGACCTACAAGGTCCTGCCCAAGCTGACGGTCGGCGGCGGCGCGTATTACGTCGACAAGGTGTACGGCAACTCGGACGCCACGAAGAACGCCGACGGCTCGCCCAAGGCGCGCTGGGTGCCGTCGTACTGGCGCTTTGACGCGATGGCCGGCTACGAATTCAACGAGCACTTCTCGGCGCAGTTGAACGTGCTGAACATCTTCGATGAGACGTACTACACCAAGGCTTACGCCGCGCACTATGCGGCGCTGGGCACGGGCCGGGCGGCGCTGCTGTCGCTGCGCGTGCGATACTGA
- the nuoI gene encoding NADH-quinone oxidoreductase subunit NuoI, with amino-acid sequence MEAIKDFFGSLMLTELLKGMRLTGKYFFKRKVTLRYPQEKTPASPRFRGLHALRRYPNGEERCIACKLCEAVCPALAITIESDQRDDGTRRTTRYDIDLTKCIFCGFCEESCPVDSIVETHIHEYHGEKRGDLYFTKDMLLAVGDRYEADIARRRAEDAPYR; translated from the coding sequence ATGGAAGCGATCAAGGATTTCTTCGGCAGTCTGATGCTGACCGAGTTGCTCAAGGGCATGCGCCTGACGGGCAAGTATTTTTTCAAGCGCAAGGTCACCTTGCGTTATCCCCAGGAAAAGACCCCTGCGTCGCCGCGTTTCCGCGGCCTGCACGCCCTGCGCCGCTACCCCAACGGGGAAGAGCGCTGCATCGCGTGCAAGCTGTGCGAAGCCGTGTGCCCGGCGCTGGCGATCACGATCGAGTCGGACCAGCGAGACGACGGCACCCGCCGCACGACGCGTTACGACATCGATCTGACCAAATGCATTTTCTGCGGCTTCTGTGAGGAAAGCTGCCCCGTGGACTCCATCGTGGAAACGCACATCCACGAATACCACGGCGAAAAGCGCGGCGACCTGTATTTCACCAAAGACATGCTGCTCGCCGTGGGCGACCGCTACGAAGCCGACATCGCCCGCCGCCGGGCCGAAGACGCGCCTTACCGCTGA
- a CDS encoding NADH-quinone oxidoreductase subunit J: MTFTTVLFYILAAVLVIAAFRVITARSAVTAVLHLILAFANAAMLWMLLGAEFLALLLVLVYVGAVMVLFLFVVMMLDIRMDTLRQGMKTYLPLGLVIGLVLVLEVSFVLGSIWYGSGPQAQLPADYNNARALGEAMYTQYIYAVEVGAALLLVGMVAAIALTLRRRRDVKYNDPVAAVRVRSKDRFRMVSMPAQSERAQAKRDASNGAAPQGEKQ, from the coding sequence ATGACTTTTACCACTGTCCTTTTCTACATACTGGCCGCCGTGCTGGTGATCGCGGCGTTCCGCGTGATCACCGCGCGCAGCGCGGTCACCGCCGTTCTGCACCTGATCCTGGCGTTTGCCAACGCGGCCATGCTCTGGATGCTGCTGGGCGCCGAGTTCCTCGCGCTGCTGCTGGTGCTGGTGTACGTGGGCGCCGTGATGGTGCTTTTCCTCTTCGTCGTGATGATGCTCGACATCCGGATGGACACCCTGCGCCAGGGCATGAAGACCTATCTGCCGCTCGGCCTGGTCATCGGCCTGGTCCTCGTGCTGGAAGTGTCCTTCGTGCTGGGCTCCATCTGGTACGGTTCCGGTCCGCAGGCGCAGCTCCCCGCCGACTACAACAACGCCCGCGCGCTCGGCGAAGCGATGTACACGCAGTACATCTATGCGGTTGAAGTTGGCGCCGCGCTGCTGCTGGTCGGCATGGTTGCCGCGATCGCGCTGACCCTGCGCCGCCGCCGCGACGTGAAGTACAACGACCCGGTCGCCGCAGTCCGCGTGCGTTCGAAGGACCGCTTCCGCATGGTGAGCATGCCCGCCCAGAGCGAGCGCGCCCAGGCCAAGCGTGACGCCTCGAACGGTGCCGCGCCCCAAGGAGAAAAACAATGA
- a CDS encoding NADH-quinone oxidoreductase subunit M, whose amino-acid sequence MMASEMASNTFPWLTLAIFVPIVFGLLVLAVGRDDRPGLTRGLSLVGSIAGFLVTIPLYTGFDSSTAAMQFVEKASWIEAFNVNYHLGIDGISMWFVLLTAFITIIVVLAGWEVITSRVAQYMAAFLILSGLMVGVFCALDGMLFYVFFEATLIPMYIIIGVWGGGNRVYAAFKFFLYTLMGSLLTLIAFVYLWNVSGGSFDILTWQQTKLGYTPQILIFVALLAAFAVKVPMWPVHTWLPDAHVEAPTGGSIVLAAIMLKLGAYGFLRFSLPIAPDASHSLAGLMITLSLIAVIYIGLVAIVQEDMKKLVAYSSVAHMGFVTLGFFIFNTAGVEGAIVQMISHGFVSGAMFMCIGVLYDRMHSRRIADYGGVVNVMPRFATFFILFSMANSGLPATSGFVGEFMVIMGAVEHNFWIGLLAATALILGAAYSLWMVKRVVLGDVANDHVRELTDINRREFVILGVMAIAVLYMGIYPKPFTDVMHVSVEALLQHVAVSKL is encoded by the coding sequence ATGATGGCAAGCGAGATGGCATCCAACACTTTTCCCTGGCTCACGCTTGCGATCTTTGTCCCGATCGTATTCGGCCTGCTGGTGCTGGCGGTGGGCCGTGACGACCGTCCCGGCCTGACGCGCGGCCTGTCGCTCGTCGGCTCGATCGCCGGCTTCCTGGTCACGATTCCGCTCTACACCGGTTTTGATTCCTCCACGGCCGCCATGCAGTTCGTGGAGAAGGCCTCCTGGATCGAGGCCTTCAACGTCAATTACCACCTGGGCATCGACGGCATTTCGATGTGGTTCGTGCTCCTGACCGCGTTCATCACCATCATCGTGGTGCTGGCCGGCTGGGAAGTGATCACCAGCCGCGTCGCGCAATACATGGCCGCCTTCCTGATCCTCTCGGGTCTGATGGTGGGCGTGTTCTGCGCGCTGGACGGCATGCTGTTCTACGTGTTCTTCGAAGCCACGCTGATTCCGATGTACATCATCATCGGTGTCTGGGGCGGCGGGAATCGCGTGTACGCGGCGTTCAAGTTCTTCCTGTACACCCTGATGGGTTCGCTGCTGACGCTGATCGCGTTCGTCTACCTCTGGAATGTCTCGGGCGGTTCGTTCGACATCCTGACGTGGCAGCAGACCAAGCTGGGCTACACGCCGCAGATCCTGATCTTCGTGGCGCTGCTGGCTGCGTTTGCCGTGAAGGTGCCGATGTGGCCGGTCCACACGTGGTTGCCGGACGCCCACGTGGAAGCGCCCACGGGCGGCTCCATCGTGCTGGCCGCCATCATGCTGAAGCTGGGCGCCTACGGCTTCCTGCGCTTCTCGCTGCCGATCGCGCCTGACGCCTCGCACAGCCTGGCCGGCCTGATGATCACGCTGTCGCTGATCGCCGTGATCTACATCGGCCTGGTTGCAATCGTCCAGGAAGACATGAAAAAGCTGGTGGCCTATTCGTCGGTCGCCCACATGGGCTTCGTCACGCTGGGCTTCTTCATCTTCAACACGGCTGGCGTCGAAGGCGCCATCGTGCAGATGATCTCGCACGGCTTCGTGTCGGGCGCCATGTTCATGTGTATCGGCGTGCTCTATGACCGCATGCACTCGCGCCGCATCGCCGACTACGGCGGCGTGGTCAACGTGATGCCGCGTTTTGCCACGTTCTTCATCCTGTTCTCGATGGCCAACAGCGGCCTGCCGGCCACCAGCGGTTTCGTCGGCGAATTCATGGTGATCATGGGCGCGGTCGAGCACAACTTCTGGATCGGCCTGCTGGCAGCCACGGCTCTGATCCTGGGCGCGGCGTATTCGCTGTGGATGGTCAAGCGCGTCGTCCTGGGCGATGTCGCCAACGACCACGTGCGCGAGCTGACCGATATCAATCGCCGCGAATTCGTGATTCTTGGCGTGATGGCGATCGCCGTGTTGTACATGGGGATCTATCCCAAGCCCTTTACCGACGTGATGCACGTGTCGGTCGAGGCCCTGCTGCAACACGTTGCCGTCTCGAAACTGTAA